Genomic window (Amaranthus tricolor cultivar Red isolate AtriRed21 chromosome 7, ASM2621246v1, whole genome shotgun sequence):
atagtgcaaaaataattACACATCACCTTATCACAACTGTATCATAAAGTCTTTGACCTATTGTGACTGAAATAGAGGCCAAGACAACCATAAAACTATCCGCATTGGCTAAAAATTCATTTTGCGGCCGCTACTGAAACCATATTTCTCACTTTGTGAATGGGTCTTCAACTGAGCTTTGTACTTGTTGATATTCTTTTTTACTGAATTGTTCAGTGATCTTTGATAATTTTACGTAATAAAAGGTTGTTTGCAtataaattctatttttttaaaaatccttggaagttggtatatataattgtgtgtTTAAGTATAGAAAATTCTTTTGTGTCAACAAAcaattttagtaaatttttaggaatttaacAAAGGAAATAAATTCATGAAATCAGAACTTCCCATGGTAATTTCCTTCCTAGGTCAAACAAACGACctctaagtgtgattaattttGCTTCTTCTATTTAAAATGTTCTTTAATTCTAAGCTTTTTTCTCCGAAAAGGTGTAATTGGTTGATCGACTAATGTCAGGTATTTTGCGAGACTTATGAGTAGAAATGAAGCCATTCAGAGAGCAAAAATCCTAATGCAGAAGAGTTTGTCACATGGTGCCCCCAGCCCAAAGCTGTCAAAAATGATAGAAATTTTAGTAGATCATTTCAGTATGTATCTCTCTATGCTTTTCTTCTCTGTTTTTGTTCTGGTGTGGGTCTGTGGGGTTTTAGGCACATAATATTAAAGTTCTATTAGCATCAACATGCACAGAACTATTTCTCTATCTCGATATCTTTGCATCTGCACCTTCTCATTGTGAAATTTGGTTATAAATAGAGTGTAGATTGGATCTAGCTTATATGAACTATTCTCTTATTGAACTAAATGTCAGAAAATGCTTAGGAGTGACATTGGCACTTGTTATTTTAAGTTTTGGAAGATTTGGTTATAAATAGAGTGTAGATTGGATCTAGCTTATATGAACTATTCTCTTATTGAACTAAATGTCAGAAAATGCTTAGGAGTGACATTGGCACTTGTTATTTTAAGTTTTGGAAGATTTGCACAGCAAATCTGGATCATATAATTAGAAGCCTGTAATCCTGCAGAAATTACCAGTCAGTTGATTTCTTAAAGAGGTTTTTGTTTAGCaaaaaacaagaacaaagaaGCCTTTATTACAATTTCTGTACTTAAGTATTTGGTGTCTGTATTCTCAAGCATTGAGTTTTTTGTTAACAAGACTACAAAAGTTCTATCAATTAATTTGACACCTgatttttcttagttttaatGCATCAAAAACAGGCCCCTACCAAATGGCTCATGTGTAGGAGTGTAGGATTAAACCCCTAATTCTAAACCTGAATTTTCGAGAgcaatttcatttgaattttgttcACATTTATTATGATTGCCCAAGTTTTTCTTTCAAATTGCATGACTTACTTTCGATCATGCTTTCTGTCTTGTACACATTTATTTGTCAATGGCATTGGTCTTATTTTTATGACAAATTATAATGCAATTTTGCAGGAAAAAATGATCCACAGAAATCAAGGGTAATAATTTTTTCGAATTTTAGGGGAAGTGTCAGGtgaatatattaatattgtaCAACTTTAATATGCTTTGGATTTGATTATCCGCCCTTTTTTCCATTGGACGGGAATAATAGGATGATAGGCTAAATAACTTTGTTGATACTGAACTACACAGGGACATATTGGACTCATTAGCTCACATTGGGCATCTAGTTAAAGCGACTCAGTTTATTGGTCAAAGCTCAGGTTTGTTTGAATGACTTTGGAAAATCCCTGCACTGTCTTAGGATATTGAAAAATCCTTcattttttgacttttaagttaTAGGCTGATTCATTTATTATAGTAGCGTAATTCTTATCTAAAATGGATCTCATTTCAGACCCTGAAGAAATAGTTTGTTGACTCCTTTTTTGGGTTTTATTTCAATGTTCACATGTGAACATAGTAGTTGCATTGTTGTCCCAATTAGAGATGCCTTGGAAACCCTTTTGAAGTTCATAGTGTTTGAGAAAATAAGCTGACCATACTGGATGATTGCCACTCTTTGAAGTTCAGTGTCTGATTAGCAGAGAAGAAAATATCAATTGAAAATACTCCCTCTTTTTTTTAAGTGCACCATTTAGGTTGGGCACATAATAAGGAATGATGAGAGAGGGAGATCGTTAATGTACCCAAATGCTCATGTGAGTAGAAGTTTTCTTAAATAGAATGGTACTGTTGAAAAATGACAGAGGGAATCGTTTGAATAACTGCATTTactaaagatatatatatatatatacacttctATATAGTTGTTATATACTTTGTCAttccatatatattatgttctgCTTTCTTATTTGCGCTATTTCTTTATTTGTTCCTCTTTCCTTTTATAGTAAATAAATTTGtactatattaatattttatcaataaaaGGACCCCACATGATACtactttctttattattttgtatttttatcaatattttatcAATATAAGGACGCCACATGAAtccattttctttattattttgtaattttatcaacattttatatttaaatcaaGGATATCCACTTGCATTTAAAAGAACCGTACAAAATTAAAGTGGAACATAATATTTGTCAGCGAGAGTATGTTTTTTTGTCTGATTATACTATGCAATATTGTATTTTCCTAAATTGTCCTTGATCGCATAATATACATGCTCGTGTTTCTTATATTTTGTCCTAGTAGTATACGGTTTTTCGACATGGATATAAAAGGTTCACTTTGATTGCTTTAAGCCATTGGTTCAAATGAGAAATGACTTGCTTATATAGTGAGCCCTTTCTCTATTtgtaagtttgaagtttgatattttcctattgttaaataatattagTTATACTAATTGATTCTGTTCATGCTCTCTTGTATTATTATGAACGAAATTTTATAGCATTTATCcttttttaatttacaatatGCTCTTTTACAGGAAAAACATTAAAAGGGCAGACACAAAAGGTCCAACAGGCCGTCTTAGAGGTTACAAATGATATGCTATTATGCTACACTGATTTATGATCTTACTTTAAAAAGCATTTTCATGGTAGTATATCTTAATATTGTTTTGGCCCTTGGACAGAAGTTTCGTATGGGTGGATATAACGTGATTGTTGCTACATCAATCGGTGAAGAAGGACTTGACATTATGGAAGTTGATCTTGTGATATGCTTTGATGCAAATATCTCACCTCTAAGGATGATTCAGAGGATGGGAAGAACTGGAAGGAAACGTGACGGCCGAGTTGATATCCTTGACTGCTTGCTCTTTCTCTTAGTTCTTTCAGACTTCGGAGTTGTGGCCTTTAATCTgtgttttttctttaaaattctcttatattttgtataatgaGGGCATCTGCAGTCCTTGACTTGCATTACTTGTTTTAGCATGTGAGGGTACCGAGCTAAAAGGTTACAAGCGAAAGCAAGCAACAGGTAAGACTGTGAGGAAGCACTTGCAAAATGGGGGCATGAACGTATTTAATTTTCATTGCAGCCCGAGGATGGTAAGTCAAATCACGACTTTTGTAGATCACCTTtattgcctctaatttttgtaAGTCCTCTTTGTTCGTGAGATTTGTTGTAGGTTCCTCATCTTTTTAAACCAGAATTGCAGTTCGTTGAAATATCAATAGAGAAGTTTGTTCGTcaaattaaaaaagttaaagTTCATTCTCCCCAACAATTGAAGTTCAGGGAGAGGCTCTCTGATGATGAAGCTGCATTGTTGGAGAAGTACTTTTTGCCTAGTGAGACAATAAAACCATCTCTTGTTGCCTTCCCTTATTTCCAGGCATATCCCTCCAGGGTGCACAAAGTAATGCATTCATCTCGAACTGGATGGCTTATTGACGCAATGCAGCTTCTGCAAGGATTGTCATTCTCCGATAATGGTAGAAAATTTGGTTGTGATGTATGTCTACAATTATGCCCTTTTTGGAATACACATTCTACTATTTCACCATTGTCTTGTATGTTTTACTTGTCTTCATCTCATTGCAGTTTTCTAGGAGAACCCAATGCTTACAGGAGGGTGTTGAAAATCACACTGAAAGTGGACAAGGTAATAcactttaaattaaaatattttacaagCACTTACAAGGAATGTCAGATTCCAAGTCAAGTTCGGAAGTAATTGGTATTACTATTCCCTAATAAACAGTAGGTAGAAGGTCCTTTAAGTTTGCAAACACTACATGTTTGTCTTCAAGTTTCTTATGGTTTGGTGAGGGAAAATGCTAAATAGTTTATTAGTTCTTTTTTAGAACCATGTTGCATTGAAGTTTCAAGGGTTGAATTGATTTTTGGTAATAGGAAtgtttaacaattttatttttgatgatgatggtgagaAATCTAACTTTTGCTTTCTTTGTTGACTAATAAGGCGAGATGTTTTTGCCTTAGATTACATTTGAGTTATTCGAACGGAAGAACCTATAGTGATCAAGCTCTCTAAGAGGTTCTTCAGCTATTGTCAATTGTTATAGGTAGATATGGTCAACGCATAATTTAATGTATTTGACTTTGATAATTAATctgttgtatacttgtattggtatatattagttccAAGAAagctatataattttaatatagcTTGTAATCAGGATGAGTGGTTGTATAGAGTTCTTATTACAAAGTTACATGTGAATTTCTCTCAACCAATCAACAACCTTCTGGATGACAGTCTACAAAGCTGATTGTGGAACTGTTGAGTACTGTTGTTACAATCTAGGAAGATTGTTAAGAGTGTCTTCTGTTGATTAACATTCCCCACAGTCAACCTGTGGGGCAATAACCACAGAGGTGAAAAATAGGAGTTTGTTACTCCACAGAAGCCACTATTGAACATCTGAACAAGGTAGTTATCGGTTATAATTGAATTGCTTGATGACATGGGTAACCGTTTCAAGTCATGAGAATATGAGATAGATACTTCAGTCTTCAAGTTGCAAGAAGACAATTCAAGGACTTGGAAAATAAATCAGAGAGAGCGAAAGTCTAAGAAACATTCCAGCAAAAAATGCAAGTCCTAACATACTCAATAGCCtcttagaataaaaaataataatcaatagcCTCTTAGAAAACCTCTCACAAGTAGGTCCTTTAAGAGTCTGTTTTTGTTTACAAATGGTTGATACTTACGGTGTGTgtctcttgttcattatcaaagaTCAGCAGTTTGCTTTTGTAATTTTCACAAAGATAAATGCTCATATGTGAAGGAGGAAATGCTTACAAGCCTGGTGAACTTTGAAGCCAAGTTGTAAGAATTGGATTCCTAGCTTGTCTGGATTAATAATATAGATTATCCATCTCCAACAATGTTTATCTATGATTTTCCCATTGCATATGGTCCATGATTTTCCGACTTCCTATACTCTAAGACTTGTATATGATATTGAAACTAGTCCATGATTTTCTAAGCCTCTCGGACTTGTATAGGATATTGAAACCAGTAATCGTATAAATGATAGGTAACTCATGGTCTCTGTAACAATGTTGTTTTAATCTTTGTCCGTATTTATATGCTCTCCAATTTTATTGATAAGTCACACCAGTCACTAGTTACTATGGCTTAGGGACATTTGACACCAACCAAATGTTATATAAGCTAAACTGTTTATGATTATATtgctaacaagggtaaggttgcgtacatatGAGCCCAAATCTTGCATAAGTTGTTGCCACTTAATAGCATCGGGTTAATAGAATATTGTTGTTGCTATAGCCTAAAAGGCATTGACAGTTGACTGTATCTAATACTTGCAGACGTATCATGTCCTGTCAATCTCGTTGCTTCACAGATAGATATTTCTGAGGCAGAGGTCAGCCCATCTGACCGTTCATTGGCTGAGGAGTACATTCTTGATTCCCCTGATAGACAGCTTCATATAGAGGTCCCAATTCCAGCAACATCACCTCCTGACAAACATATGATGCCCAGTTCCTCCATCCAAGATACATGCAATGTTCATTTGGTTGAGAGGTATGATTCATCAAGTGCCCAGAAGATGCTTGGAGCTTCTGTAGAAGCTTCTGTAGATGATGTAATTGTCCATACTTCACCATATGACGAGAAATATCCCGAGGAAAGCAGTGACAGTGAGATTGCAGATGGGGATCTCAAATCTCCTGTCACACCGGCTGCACAATGTCTGCCAAACATTGCAAATTCTGATTTCAGTCCTCATCTGACCAGTTTTATGGAAAATGGCTTTGTTCCCGAGTCTCCACTGAGTAATGCTGGTAAGAAGAAATTTGATAATCAAGTTGTCCTCTGTCGACTGCCAAGTTCTTTTCTAGTTTGAATGCTGTTACATATTTACTCCTCTACTCACTACTGTAGGTGAAGATATCGTGTTATCCAAAAGAGATGATGTTGATTGGCAAAGTGGTGAAGGGAAAGATGTGAATCTTGTTTCAGAGCTAATATCGACTCCCAAGCCTTGTGCAAATCTATTAACTGATGATAAAAAAGTCTCTGCCATTTCTTCCTCTCAGAGAATGGCGGTCAAACCTTCTGTTGGAAATGAAATATCAATGGAGCCATCTGATATTCAGTCTAAATTGGGAGGGGCCCTTCAGTCCTCATCTTCCCCTGAATTTCGGACTCCTTTGCAAAATTTAACTAATAGTAGCTGCAGCAAAGACTGGCAAATGAGTTCTCAAAAGAAGTCTGCATCCAATGAGCGGCCATCGAGGTTAAAAAGGTTGCGCAGGATCGGAGATGTTTCCAGAGAGAGGTGGCAAAACCATATACAGAGGTCAGCCTGCTCTGTAGAAGTTGCATTTGAAGTCACTGATGTACAGCCTAATGTTATGAAGCATACCAAAGGTATTAGGTACTCTATATTATTTATGCGTTGCACTTGTGAAAACTAATACACTAATATTGCATTGCTGTCTCATCATAAGCTTTAGCAGGGAAGCATTTATTCTTATGCTTACTATAAAACCAATATGACCGTCTTTAAACTCTAATTACTCCTCTTTTACTGTGTTTCTGCTGCTTGCAGTTAGAAAATCATTTAAAGATGCTAGAGACTTTATTGATGAAGAAGCCGAGTAAGTCAATTAAAGAACATCTTTTTAACGCTGCTCTTTTCCCTTTTATGTTATAAATACATGGTCCTTAATGATGCATAAAAAGTTTTTTGAGCTCTAGAATCACTTGATTTTAAGTGAAATTTAATCATTTATGAGCCTCTAGTTCCTGTTATAATCCATTTCATTAATTATTCAATTCCATATTAGATGTTACTGAAAATACCAAGGCATTACTGGTTTTCTATTCGTGTACCAATCTAATATGAGAATTATTTTTGGTTCTGAAAATCAATGTAAAATGCATGCATAACCGTATATATGATTGTTATATTTTGTAAAGAATGAAGTACGAGGGAAGCAAGTTCCTGCACCTTTAATGTTTGCTGGATTattgttacattttttttatgccCAAAGCTCTGAATAGCACATATCTAGATTGTATGTATCAAAACCCAACTCTGATATGTACTTGCTCACCAGCCTTACCTATGGAGCATGTGAATCTTGTCATTTTACATACTTAATTTTAAGTATATCTAGTGTTACATGTCTCGTTTGTTTTGCCAAGCAATAAGGCATGTCTTTTTGATACCTTGTATGCTTTTACTCTTTTTAGTACTGGAATTGATGGCAAATAAGAAGCTAAATAGGTATTGGATGATTGgaattgatatattttatgttCGTTTTTCCA
Coding sequences:
- the LOC130817331 gene encoding DEAD-box ATP-dependent RNA helicase FANCM isoform X1 — translated: MNSPVQIIDDEEEDFDWEAAVREIDVACQSSSTKAQRIPLVKNGSNHQLNKVQNNCRQLKLDEFLSNGVSKSSTVNEVGVRGKDEEIKVQERGCYVDIDPEAAKTWIYPDNVPRREYQVAITKTALFSNTLVALPTGLGKTLIAAVIMFNYFRWFPEGKVVFAAPSRPLVMQQIEACHNIVGIPQEWTIDMTGLITPSKRVSFWKSKRVFFVTPQVLEKDIQTGACLVKYLVCLVIDEAHRAMGNYSYCVAVRELLAAPVEMRILALTATPGSKKETIQQVIDNLQISTLEYRSESDADVCPYVQNRTIELIEVPLGKDADEINNLLTEVMRPIAGRLCAMGVLTGRDFQTLSPCDLLNSRDKFRQAPPLELSHAKYGEVEGFFGVLITLYHIRKLLTSHGIRPAHEMLEEKLGQGYFARLMSRNEAIQRAKILMQKSLSHGAPSPKLSKMIEILVDHFRKNDPQKSRVIIFSNFRGSVRDILDSLAHIGHLVKATQFIGQSSGKTLKGQTQKVQQAVLEKFRMGGYNVIVATSIGEEGLDIMEVDLVICFDANISPLRMIQRMGRTGRKRDGRVVVLACEGTELKGYKRKQATGKTVRKHLQNGGMNVFNFHCSPRMVPHLFKPELQFVEISIEKFVRQIKKVKVHSPQQLKFRERLSDDEAALLEKYFLPSETIKPSLVAFPYFQAYPSRVHKVMHSSRTGWLIDAMQLLQGLSFSDNGRKFGCDFSRRTQCLQEGVENHTESGQDVSCPVNLVASQIDISEAEVSPSDRSLAEEYILDSPDRQLHIEVPIPATSPPDKHMMPSSSIQDTCNVHLVERYDSSSAQKMLGASVEASVDDVIVHTSPYDEKYPEESSDSEIADGDLKSPVTPAAQCLPNIANSDFSPHLTSFMENGFVPESPLSNAGEDIVLSKRDDVDWQSGEGKDVNLVSELISTPKPCANLLTDDKKVSAISSSQRMAVKPSVGNEISMEPSDIQSKLGGALQSSSSPEFRTPLQNLTNSSCSKDWQMSSQKKSASNERPSRLKRLRRIGDVSRERWQNHIQRSACSVEVAFEVTDVQPNVMKHTKVRKSFKDARDFIDEEAEVSSEGVAPDSEDEGVCEDSDAYEESFIDDQSDSAIGSGQTDSKLDMMAIYRRSLLTQSPFQAQQKHYSVDTPESLPSGATMGVVGECSGRTCSLETPHSCLKSPNIFTRNLADSHLHLIPCEAIPSSSKNVQSNLTNTESCNRILISSRAFNLPAKNLEKEFCSDSALPNKETLSSYQTNGIDTGCASFLDDQFYEGLDLDELEAQATKLLSQKTGSSAQKRRFSELSAKNKTLFSSPLFDLGI
- the LOC130817331 gene encoding DEAD-box ATP-dependent RNA helicase FANCM isoform X3; its protein translation is MTGLITPSKRVSFWKSKRVFFVTPQVLEKDIQTGACLVKYLVCLVIDEAHRAMGNYSYCVAVRELLAAPVEMRILALTATPGSKKETIQQVIDNLQISTLEYRSESDADVCPYVQNRTIELIEVPLGKDADEINNLLTEVMRPIAGRLCAMGVLTGRDFQTLSPCDLLNSRDKFRQAPPLELSHAKYGEVEGFFGVLITLYHIRKLLTSHGIRPAHEMLEEKLGQGYFARLMSRNEAIQRAKILMQKSLSHGAPSPKLSKMIEILVDHFRKNDPQKSRVIIFSNFRGSVRDILDSLAHIGHLVKATQFIGQSSGKTLKGQTQKVQQAVLEKFRMGGYNVIVATSIGEEGLDIMEVDLVICFDANISPLRMIQRMGRTGRKRDGRVVVLACEGTELKGYKRKQATGKTVRKHLQNGGMNVFNFHCSPRMVPHLFKPELQFVEISIEKFVRQIKKVKVHSPQQLKFRERLSDDEAALLEKYFLPSETIKPSLVAFPYFQAYPSRVHKVMHSSRTGWLIDAMQLLQGLSFSDNGRKFGCDFSRRTQCLQEGVENHTESGQDVSCPVNLVASQIDISEAEVSPSDRSLAEEYILDSPDRQLHIEVPIPATSPPDKHMMPSSSIQDTCNVHLVERYDSSSAQKMLGASVEASVDDVIVHTSPYDEKYPEESSDSEIADGDLKSPVTPAAQCLPNIANSDFSPHLTSFMENGFVPESPLSNAGEDIVLSKRDDVDWQSGEGKDVNLVSELISTPKPCANLLTDDKKVSAISSSQRMAVKPSVGNEISMEPSDIQSKLGGALQSSSSPEFRTPLQNLTNSSCSKDWQMSSQKKSASNERPSRLKRLRRIGDVSRERWQNHIQRSACSVEVAFEVTDVQPNVMKHTKVRKSFKDARDFIDEEAEVSSEGVAPDSEDEGVCEDSDAYEESFIDDQSDSAIGSGQTDSKLDMMAIYRRSLLTQSPFQAQQKHYSVDTPESLPSGATMGVVGECSGRTCSLETPHSCLKSPNIFTRNLADSHLHLIPCEAIPSSSKNVQSNLTNTESCNRILISSRAFNLPAKNLEKEFCSDSALPNKETLSSYQTNGIDTGCASFLDDQFYEGLDLDELEAQATKLLSQKTGSSAQKRRFSELSAKNKTLFSSPLFDLGI
- the LOC130817331 gene encoding DEAD-box ATP-dependent RNA helicase FANCM isoform X2, with protein sequence MNSPVQIIDDEEEDFDWEAAVREIDVACQSSSTKAQRIPLVKNGSNHQLNKVQNNCRQLKLDEFLSNGVSKSSTVNEVGVRGKDEEIKVQERGCYVDIDPEAAKTWIYPDNVPRREYQVAITKTALFSNTLVALPTGLGKTLIAAVIMFNYFRWFPEGKVVFAAPSRPLVMQQIEACHNIVGIPQEWTIDMTGLITPSKRVSFWKSKRVFFVTPQVLEKDIQTGACLVKYLVCLVIDEAHRAMGNYSYCVAVRELLAAPVEMRILALTATPGSKKETIQQVIDNLQISTLEYRSESDADVCPYVQNRTIELIEVPLGKDADEINNLLTEVMRPIAGRLCAMGVLTGRDFQTLSPCDLLNSRDKFRQAPPLELSHAKYFARLMSRNEAIQRAKILMQKSLSHGAPSPKLSKMIEILVDHFRKNDPQKSRVIIFSNFRGSVRDILDSLAHIGHLVKATQFIGQSSGKTLKGQTQKVQQAVLEKFRMGGYNVIVATSIGEEGLDIMEVDLVICFDANISPLRMIQRMGRTGRKRDGRVVVLACEGTELKGYKRKQATGKTVRKHLQNGGMNVFNFHCSPRMVPHLFKPELQFVEISIEKFVRQIKKVKVHSPQQLKFRERLSDDEAALLEKYFLPSETIKPSLVAFPYFQAYPSRVHKVMHSSRTGWLIDAMQLLQGLSFSDNGRKFGCDFSRRTQCLQEGVENHTESGQDVSCPVNLVASQIDISEAEVSPSDRSLAEEYILDSPDRQLHIEVPIPATSPPDKHMMPSSSIQDTCNVHLVERYDSSSAQKMLGASVEASVDDVIVHTSPYDEKYPEESSDSEIADGDLKSPVTPAAQCLPNIANSDFSPHLTSFMENGFVPESPLSNAGEDIVLSKRDDVDWQSGEGKDVNLVSELISTPKPCANLLTDDKKVSAISSSQRMAVKPSVGNEISMEPSDIQSKLGGALQSSSSPEFRTPLQNLTNSSCSKDWQMSSQKKSASNERPSRLKRLRRIGDVSRERWQNHIQRSACSVEVAFEVTDVQPNVMKHTKVRKSFKDARDFIDEEAEVSSEGVAPDSEDEGVCEDSDAYEESFIDDQSDSAIGSGQTDSKLDMMAIYRRSLLTQSPFQAQQKHYSVDTPESLPSGATMGVVGECSGRTCSLETPHSCLKSPNIFTRNLADSHLHLIPCEAIPSSSKNVQSNLTNTESCNRILISSRAFNLPAKNLEKEFCSDSALPNKETLSSYQTNGIDTGCASFLDDQFYEGLDLDELEAQATKLLSQKTGSSAQKRRFSELSAKNKTLFSSPLFDLGI